A single genomic interval of Chitinophaga sp. 180180018-3 harbors:
- a CDS encoding TonB-dependent receptor translates to MKAKLYILAWLFLLPVSLYAQTLEGTISDSKQPLVGASVRIVGRNTGMITDAAGHYKLSLQPGSYKVNVSYIGYQPLEKEVTLTAGQRLILDFQLKTTDDLSEVVVLGSRSAPRSQLSTAVPVDVVDVKQIAQFSPQVSINQILNYVAPSFSSNTQALADGTDHIDPASLRGLGPDQVLVLINGKRRHTTSLVNINGSFGKGSVGTDMNAIPTAAIKRIEILRDGASAQYGSDAIAGVINIVLNDEVNKVNVNVTTGAYVSKHSENNFDGQNVQANISYGLPLGNKGGFINLAGSYDYRNYTNRSGTFTGTIFTDYNDPSFATVPGTPTGKDVTDQVLAKRGLSRSDFNSRVGQSANRGGSLFFNASLPVSDKAEVYAFGGLNYRHGEAAAFYRTPAQLTQTNDTIYPNGFLPLIVTDNRDKSLAAGIRGTLGEWKVDFSNTFGENGVDFTVSNTLNASMLKASPTSFEAGGYRFQQNTTNLDFSRLFKDALSGINVAFGAEHRYENYRILPGEASSYTNFGNALKIGTDAQGNPILVPDPRGNVSTRFARNGSPFAGGAQSFPGFSPDNATNASRTSIAAYGDVEVNFTEKLLVDGALRFENYSDFGSTLNWKLAGRYQFSPKFLLRAAASTGFRAPSLHQRYFNATSSIYTDGIFVESGTFTNDSRVAALLGIPKLKQETSYSYSAGATSNLGAVKITVDGYFIRINDRVVYTGQFSGNKNGTPQEQEIYNILRSANAQTARFFANAINTETKGIDAVITYSAHPGKGHFRADLSGTIAVTSLVGPVHASPLLVGKESTYFDDASRIYLENSVPQTKANLSLNYTIQKWGFFLRNVYFGKVKEATNTVANQDTYRGKVVTDLSVGYRFFPGLQLTIGANNLLDIYPDQLSVANSSSGRFVYSRASQQFGYNGRFLFARATLSF, encoded by the coding sequence ATGAAAGCAAAACTGTACATTCTGGCATGGCTATTCTTATTGCCTGTTTCACTATACGCACAAACACTGGAGGGAACGATATCAGACAGCAAACAACCTTTGGTAGGCGCTTCTGTAAGGATCGTAGGCCGGAATACGGGTATGATCACCGACGCGGCCGGCCATTACAAATTATCCCTGCAACCCGGCAGCTATAAGGTAAACGTCAGCTACATCGGATATCAGCCCCTGGAAAAGGAAGTGACGTTAACAGCAGGGCAGCGTCTCATACTCGACTTCCAGCTCAAAACTACCGACGACCTGAGTGAAGTAGTGGTACTCGGCTCCAGAAGCGCACCGCGAAGCCAGCTTAGTACAGCTGTTCCGGTAGATGTTGTAGACGTGAAACAAATCGCCCAGTTTTCACCACAGGTAAGCATTAACCAGATACTCAACTATGTGGCACCTTCTTTTTCTTCCAACACACAAGCACTGGCCGATGGAACAGACCATATTGATCCGGCCTCTCTGCGTGGCCTGGGGCCCGACCAGGTATTGGTGCTGATTAACGGCAAAAGACGACATACCACCTCATTGGTGAACATCAACGGCAGCTTCGGTAAAGGTTCCGTTGGTACCGATATGAACGCTATTCCCACCGCCGCTATCAAACGCATTGAAATACTGCGCGACGGGGCTTCTGCGCAATACGGCTCCGATGCCATTGCTGGTGTAATCAACATCGTACTGAATGATGAAGTCAATAAGGTGAACGTTAATGTGACTACCGGCGCCTATGTTTCCAAACATTCTGAAAATAACTTCGACGGACAAAACGTTCAGGCTAATATCAGTTACGGCCTGCCACTTGGAAACAAAGGCGGGTTTATCAATCTCGCCGGTTCTTATGATTACCGGAACTATACCAACCGCTCCGGTACGTTTACCGGCACTATTTTCACAGATTACAATGATCCTTCTTTTGCTACCGTACCCGGCACCCCTACCGGCAAGGATGTTACGGATCAGGTGCTGGCCAAACGCGGACTTAGCCGCAGCGATTTCAATTCTCGGGTCGGCCAGTCGGCCAACCGCGGCGGTAGCCTCTTTTTCAACGCCTCTCTGCCAGTAAGCGATAAAGCAGAAGTGTATGCTTTCGGAGGCCTGAATTACCGCCACGGCGAAGCGGCAGCTTTCTACAGAACACCTGCCCAGCTCACCCAAACCAACGACACGATCTATCCCAACGGATTCCTGCCGCTGATCGTAACAGATAACCGCGATAAATCACTCGCCGCCGGCATCAGAGGTACGCTCGGGGAATGGAAGGTCGACTTCAGCAATACGTTCGGTGAAAACGGCGTCGATTTCACTGTTAGCAATACCCTCAACGCCTCCATGCTGAAGGCTTCGCCTACCAGCTTCGAAGCAGGCGGGTACCGCTTTCAGCAGAATACCACCAACCTCGATTTCAGCCGCCTGTTCAAGGATGCCCTGAGTGGCATCAACGTGGCATTCGGCGCTGAGCATCGTTACGAGAACTACCGCATTCTGCCCGGCGAAGCTTCCTCTTATACCAACTTCGGCAACGCCCTTAAAATTGGTACGGACGCACAGGGAAACCCCATCCTCGTTCCTGATCCAAGAGGCAATGTATCTACCCGCTTTGCACGGAATGGTAGTCCGTTTGCCGGTGGGGCGCAAAGCTTTCCCGGCTTTAGCCCCGATAATGCCACCAATGCATCCCGTACTTCTATTGCTGCATATGGCGATGTAGAAGTAAATTTTACGGAGAAACTGCTTGTAGATGGTGCCTTGCGTTTTGAGAACTATTCCGACTTCGGCTCCACACTCAACTGGAAACTCGCCGGCCGGTATCAGTTCAGCCCCAAGTTTCTTTTGAGAGCCGCTGCCAGTACAGGGTTCAGGGCCCCCTCCCTTCACCAGCGCTATTTCAATGCTACTTCCAGCATATATACAGATGGTATCTTTGTTGAATCCGGTACTTTCACTAACGACAGTCGTGTGGCCGCATTGCTGGGAATTCCGAAACTGAAACAGGAAACTTCCTATAGCTACAGTGCAGGCGCCACCAGCAATCTGGGTGCTGTGAAAATAACCGTCGATGGTTACTTCATCCGTATCAACGATCGCGTCGTTTATACCGGGCAATTCTCCGGTAATAAAAACGGTACGCCACAAGAACAGGAGATATACAATATCCTTCGTTCCGCCAACGCGCAAACAGCCCGCTTCTTCGCCAATGCCATCAATACCGAAACAAAAGGTATAGATGCGGTGATCACCTATTCCGCACATCCCGGCAAAGGCCATTTCCGGGCCGATCTGTCCGGTACAATAGCTGTTACTTCCCTCGTTGGTCCCGTACATGCGTCACCGTTACTCGTGGGTAAAGAAAGCACCTATTTTGATGACGCCAGCCGCATCTACCTGGAAAATTCCGTACCCCAAACCAAAGCCAATCTCTCGCTGAATTATACCATTCAAAAGTGGGGATTCTTCTTACGTAACGTATACTTCGGAAAAGTAAAAGAAGCTACCAACACTGTAGCTAACCAGGATACCTACCGCGGTAAAGTGGTCACCGATCTCAGTGTAGGCTACCGCTTCTTCCCTGGCCTGCAACTCACCATCGGTGCCAACAACCTCCTGGATATATATCCGGATCAATTATCAGTAGCCAATTCCAGCTCCGGTCGATTCGTTTATTCCCGCGCCTCCCAACAGTTCGGGTATAACGGAAGATTCCTGTTTGCAAGAGCAACACTGAGCTTTTAA
- a CDS encoding type IX secretion system membrane protein PorP/SprF yields the protein MRYLAFLLCCNCWYSANAQQDAQFSQYIFNGIYINPAYAGYRQELNAHAFYRNQWIGVPGAPVTMSLAIDGSVNNDRVGLALLVSHDKIGAQSQLTAYGNYAYRIPVGEEGRLAFGIGAGIVQQGLNPNELDFNNPNEPNLGGVTQRMMLFDTRAGVYYTTPTWFAGFSADNLTAQYQARNKPLGHFIPSPKPHYYLTAGAMLRMNDDVYLKPSFLLKDDRAGPTSLDLNMFVLLKETVWLGAGYRTAVNIYNKPALQPGLAKSSAVVAMAEVFVLPELRIGYAFDYSLNKYRNYNNGTHEISVGYYFRRMDNAKRNSLRQVRCSYF from the coding sequence ATGAGATATTTAGCGTTCCTGTTATGCTGCAATTGCTGGTACAGCGCAAATGCCCAGCAGGATGCGCAGTTCAGCCAATATATCTTCAATGGGATCTATATTAATCCCGCCTATGCCGGTTACCGGCAGGAATTGAATGCGCATGCTTTTTACAGGAACCAGTGGATAGGAGTACCAGGTGCGCCGGTGACGATGTCGCTGGCCATCGATGGAAGTGTTAATAACGACCGGGTGGGACTTGCCTTACTGGTGTCGCATGATAAAATCGGTGCCCAGAGCCAGCTGACAGCATATGGTAATTATGCGTACCGTATACCGGTAGGAGAGGAAGGCCGTCTTGCATTTGGGATAGGTGCAGGCATTGTACAGCAGGGTTTGAATCCGAATGAACTGGATTTTAATAATCCGAACGAACCAAACCTGGGAGGTGTTACGCAACGTATGATGTTGTTTGATACGAGAGCGGGGGTTTATTACACCACACCCACCTGGTTTGCCGGCTTTTCGGCAGATAACCTGACTGCCCAGTATCAGGCCAGGAACAAGCCGCTGGGGCATTTTATTCCTTCTCCCAAGCCTCACTATTACCTGACTGCTGGTGCTATGTTACGTATGAATGACGATGTATACCTGAAGCCTTCATTCTTACTGAAAGATGATCGGGCCGGGCCTACCAGCCTGGATCTGAATATGTTTGTGCTGCTAAAAGAAACTGTATGGCTGGGAGCAGGTTACCGTACTGCTGTGAATATTTACAACAAACCTGCCCTGCAGCCGGGGCTTGCCAAATCCAGTGCAGTGGTGGCTATGGCCGAAGTGTTTGTATTGCCTGAGTTGAGAATAGGATATGCTTTTGATTATTCATTGAATAAGTATCGCAACTATAACAATGGTACGCACGAAATTTCTGTGGGGTATTATTTCAGGAGAATGGATAATGCAAAACGGAATTCATTACGCCAGGTGAGGTGTAGCTATTTCTAG
- a CDS encoding gliding motility-associated C-terminal domain-containing protein has protein sequence MLKKLTAILFFLAWGIAGAFAQTVPIRYIIPGQQVKLTATETQATQYQWFRDGVAITGATQEEFTTTAPGKYTVEAYNGEGCVSDLSRPVIIALLPARGPDADMQIVKTADNGSFKLAGTFNYHLSVTNNGPGNASNITVTDKLPRQVTMDLLQVPAVGTAVYQVADHTVLWKIGNLDAGAAASLAIRVKVVEPGLISNTATVTATEQDNVPQNNTSSHQLQVLALHIPNAITPNGDGVNDVFVITGLEQYPENELTILNRWGNHVFEQKGYTQNWSGKGLNAGTYFYLLRVKDGSGRWQDFKGYITLLKP, from the coding sequence ATGCTGAAGAAGCTGACCGCTATATTATTTTTTCTTGCATGGGGCATAGCCGGCGCATTTGCGCAGACTGTGCCCATCAGGTACATCATACCCGGACAACAGGTAAAGCTCACAGCCACGGAAACACAGGCTACGCAGTATCAGTGGTTCCGCGACGGGGTAGCTATTACCGGCGCCACGCAGGAGGAATTCACTACTACCGCTCCGGGGAAATACACCGTAGAGGCCTATAACGGCGAAGGATGTGTTTCCGATCTGTCGCGGCCGGTGATCATCGCATTGTTGCCGGCGCGGGGGCCGGATGCAGACATGCAGATTGTCAAAACAGCTGACAACGGTAGTTTCAAACTGGCAGGTACTTTCAATTACCATCTTTCAGTAACTAATAACGGGCCGGGAAATGCAAGCAATATAACGGTAACGGATAAACTACCCCGACAAGTAACCATGGATCTGTTGCAGGTACCCGCTGTGGGTACAGCTGTTTACCAGGTAGCTGATCATACGGTGTTATGGAAGATTGGAAATCTTGATGCAGGAGCTGCTGCTTCACTTGCCATCAGGGTGAAGGTAGTTGAGCCCGGGCTGATTAGTAATACCGCTACTGTTACTGCAACGGAACAGGATAATGTGCCACAGAATAATACCAGCTCACATCAGCTGCAGGTGCTGGCATTACATATTCCTAATGCCATCACACCCAATGGCGACGGTGTGAATGATGTATTTGTGATAACAGGTCTGGAACAGTATCCTGAGAATGAACTGACCATCCTGAATCGCTGGGGCAACCATGTATTTGAGCAAAAAGGATATACACAAAACTGGAGTGGAAAAGGATTGAATGCGGGTACCTATTTCTACCTGTTACGGGTAAAAGATGGAAGTGGGCGCTGGCAGGATTTCAAAGGATATATCACATTGCTGAAGCCATAA
- a CDS encoding class I SAM-dependent methyltransferase codes for MDKEAIIDYYRRFNEDERLKTAYGILEEAHTRKLILKNIAGPAASIFDIGGGTGPYSLWLGSLGYSVHYSDIVPGHVQLFRERLGTSEKNVSCSVQDARQLSYNDNCADLIILNGPLYHLYERTERLQVLQECKRILKPSGKLLAFTIGRLAGLLYALSSGKVFDEEYYEMTVREVTTGVRRNQSSSHLTFDIAYFHTQQEIEAEMLDAGFDAVSTAGVLGPAWNTPDLESVITDEKKRERLLDVAEMMEMYPLLGPKMMSTGVKSIYPVTENPA; via the coding sequence ATGGATAAAGAGGCTATCATCGATTATTATCGCCGCTTCAACGAAGATGAAAGATTGAAAACCGCCTATGGCATACTGGAAGAAGCTCATACACGCAAACTGATCCTGAAAAATATTGCCGGACCGGCAGCTTCCATTTTTGATATCGGTGGTGGAACAGGCCCCTATTCCCTGTGGCTCGGCAGCCTGGGGTATTCCGTTCACTATTCGGATATTGTTCCCGGCCATGTGCAGCTATTCAGGGAACGACTTGGTACATCCGAAAAAAATGTAAGCTGTTCTGTTCAGGATGCCCGGCAACTATCGTACAATGATAACTGCGCAGATCTCATTATTCTTAATGGTCCTCTTTATCATTTATACGAAAGAACAGAAAGACTGCAGGTATTACAGGAATGCAAACGCATACTGAAACCCAGTGGCAAACTGCTGGCTTTTACAATAGGACGGCTTGCAGGCCTGCTATATGCACTGAGCTCAGGTAAAGTATTTGATGAAGAATACTATGAAATGACGGTAAGAGAAGTGACGACCGGCGTCAGAAGAAACCAGTCGTCCAGCCATCTGACATTCGATATCGCATATTTTCATACCCAGCAGGAAATAGAAGCCGAAATGCTTGATGCCGGTTTTGATGCGGTATCAACAGCCGGAGTATTAGGCCCCGCCTGGAATACGCCCGATCTGGAATCTGTGATAACAGATGAAAAGAAACGAGAACGGCTGCTGGATGTTGCTGAAATGATGGAAATGTATCCTTTGTTAGGCCCCAAAATGATGAGTACGGGAGTGAAATCCATTTATCCTGTCACTGAAAATCCGGCATAA
- a CDS encoding dihydrofolate reductase family protein has protein sequence MRKIIVTEFITLDGVIEAPGGNETPHPHGGWQFKHGGTPETGKYKVDELASVDALLLGKNTYELFAGYWPGQTGSGFADRMNQLPKYVVSRSLQKAQWNNSHILRDVAKDVAALKKTDGGDILVYGSATLARALLHHDLIDELRLMVYPVSIGGGLRLFDDNRELKKFGLKHSRATDNGVLILEFEPIS, from the coding sequence ATGCGAAAAATTATCGTTACCGAATTCATCACCCTCGATGGTGTTATTGAGGCGCCTGGCGGCAATGAAACGCCTCATCCTCATGGCGGCTGGCAGTTTAAACATGGCGGTACTCCGGAAACCGGGAAGTATAAGGTTGATGAGCTTGCCAGTGTGGATGCCTTGTTGTTGGGCAAAAATACATATGAATTGTTTGCAGGGTACTGGCCTGGCCAGACCGGCAGCGGGTTTGCGGATCGTATGAACCAGTTGCCGAAATATGTCGTATCCCGGAGTCTGCAAAAGGCGCAGTGGAACAATAGTCACATCCTTCGCGACGTGGCCAAAGATGTTGCTGCATTGAAGAAGACCGATGGTGGCGACATCCTTGTTTATGGGAGCGCCACACTCGCCAGGGCACTGCTTCACCACGATCTTATTGATGAGTTGCGGCTGATGGTATATCCCGTCTCGATTGGTGGTGGGTTAAGGCTATTCGACGACAACAGGGAGTTAAAGAAGTTCGGGCTTAAACACTCGCGTGCGACGGATAACGGTGTTCTTATCCTTGAGTTTGAGCCAATCAGTTGA
- a CDS encoding YdeI/OmpD-associated family protein, giving the protein MLPKGVHIEGVPAELETLLATDAKARAFFESLSKSYKQGYCDWVGGIS; this is encoded by the coding sequence ATGCTACCAAAGGGAGTACATATTGAAGGGGTACCAGCAGAACTCGAAACGCTGCTGGCTACCGACGCGAAAGCCAGGGCCTTTTTCGAGTCATTGTCGAAGTCTTATAAGCAGGGATATTGTGACTGGGTGGGTGGGATCAGCTAG
- the gap gene encoding type I glyceraldehyde-3-phosphate dehydrogenase, translating to MGTTLKIGINGFGRIGRLVYRQIYKMPGIDVVAINDLTSPKVLAHLLKYDSAQGRFDAEVKHSDNAINVNGEDVNIYAQRDPSQIPWKDHNIDVVIECTGFFTDKDKAEAHLTAGAKRVVISAPATGDLKTIVFNVNHDILDGSETVISCASCTTNCLAPMAKVLNDKFGIATGLMTTIHAYTNDQNTLDAPHPKGDLRRARAAAANIVPNSTGAAKAIGLVLPELKGKLDGSAQRVPTITGSLTELTAILNKKVTVDEINAAMKAAASESFGYTEDEIVSTDIVGIHFGSLFDATQTKVLTVGDQQMVKTVSWYDNEMSYVSQLVRTVKYFAGLISK from the coding sequence ATGGGAACTACTCTCAAAATTGGTATTAATGGTTTCGGTCGTATCGGCCGTTTGGTATACCGCCAGATTTACAAAATGCCCGGCATTGATGTGGTAGCCATCAATGACCTCACCAGCCCTAAGGTGCTGGCGCATTTGCTGAAATATGATTCAGCTCAGGGTAGATTCGATGCAGAAGTAAAGCATTCCGACAACGCAATCAATGTGAACGGTGAAGATGTGAACATATACGCACAAAGAGATCCGTCTCAAATTCCCTGGAAAGACCACAACATCGATGTAGTAATCGAATGTACCGGCTTCTTTACCGACAAGGATAAGGCCGAAGCTCACCTGACTGCCGGTGCTAAACGCGTTGTAATTTCTGCACCTGCTACCGGTGATCTGAAAACAATCGTATTCAACGTTAACCACGACATCCTCGATGGTAGCGAAACAGTTATCTCCTGCGCTTCCTGCACCACTAACTGTCTTGCTCCAATGGCTAAAGTACTGAATGATAAATTTGGTATCGCTACCGGTTTAATGACTACCATCCATGCGTACACCAACGACCAGAACACCCTCGATGCACCGCATCCGAAAGGTGACCTGCGCCGCGCCCGTGCTGCTGCAGCTAACATCGTACCTAACAGCACCGGTGCTGCAAAAGCTATCGGCCTGGTACTGCCTGAATTGAAAGGTAAACTGGACGGTAGTGCTCAGCGTGTTCCAACCATCACTGGTTCTCTGACTGAATTGACTGCTATCCTCAATAAGAAAGTAACCGTTGATGAAATCAATGCTGCTATGAAAGCCGCTGCCAGCGAATCTTTCGGTTATACTGAAGATGAAATCGTAAGCACCGACATCGTTGGAATCCACTTCGGTTCCCTGTTCGATGCTACGCAGACTAAAGTATTAACTGTTGGCGATCAGCAAATGGTGAAAACCGTTTCCTGGTACGATAACGAAATGAGCTATGTATCACAGCTGGTACGTACTGTGAAGTACTTTGCCGGCCTGATCAGCAAATAA
- a CDS encoding phosphoglycerate kinase, translating into MSKFSDYNFNGRKALVRVDFNVPLNDKFEITDDTRMRAAVPTIKKILSDGGAVILMSHLGRPKDGPTDKYSLRHLVFHLISLLGGTTVKFADDCVGPVAEKAAADLQMGEVLLLENLRFHKAEEKGDPAFAEQLSKLGNVYVNDAFGTAHRAHASTAVIAQFFAPENRMFGLLMEAEVISARKVMDSAAAPFTAILGGAKVSDKILIIETLMERANNLIIGGGMAYTFLKAQGKEIGSSLCEDDKLDLANELVAKAKAKGVQLLLPVDSVAADKFAADANTQVVSNDNIPSGWMGLDIGPKSVALFGETISASKTILWNGPMGVFEMTPFQGGTKGVAEAIVKATANGAFSLVGGGDSVAAVNQFGIADKVSYVSTGGGALLEFFEGKELPGIAAIG; encoded by the coding sequence ATGAGTAAATTTTCTGACTATAACTTCAACGGCCGCAAAGCCCTTGTTCGTGTGGATTTCAACGTACCGTTGAACGATAAATTTGAAATTACTGACGACACCCGTATGCGCGCTGCTGTACCTACCATCAAAAAGATCCTGAGTGATGGTGGCGCAGTGATCCTTATGTCTCACCTGGGCCGCCCAAAAGATGGTCCTACTGATAAATATTCTTTAAGACATCTTGTTTTTCACCTGATTTCACTGCTCGGCGGCACTACGGTAAAATTTGCGGACGACTGTGTAGGTCCTGTTGCTGAAAAAGCAGCGGCCGACCTGCAAATGGGCGAAGTACTACTGCTGGAAAACCTCCGTTTCCACAAAGCGGAAGAAAAGGGTGATCCCGCTTTTGCTGAACAGCTTTCCAAATTGGGTAACGTATACGTAAATGATGCTTTTGGTACTGCTCACCGCGCACACGCGTCTACTGCAGTGATTGCACAATTTTTTGCTCCCGAAAACCGTATGTTCGGACTACTGATGGAAGCTGAAGTAATCAGCGCCCGTAAAGTAATGGACAGCGCTGCAGCTCCTTTCACCGCTATTCTCGGCGGCGCGAAAGTAAGCGACAAAATCCTCATCATAGAAACACTCATGGAACGGGCTAATAACCTGATCATCGGTGGTGGTATGGCTTATACCTTCCTGAAAGCACAGGGCAAGGAAATAGGCAGCTCTCTCTGTGAAGATGATAAACTCGACCTCGCTAATGAACTCGTTGCCAAGGCTAAAGCCAAAGGCGTGCAACTGCTGCTCCCCGTTGATTCCGTGGCGGCCGACAAATTCGCTGCTGATGCCAATACACAGGTAGTTTCTAACGATAATATTCCTTCCGGCTGGATGGGTCTCGACATAGGACCGAAGTCTGTAGCGCTTTTCGGCGAAACAATCTCCGCTTCTAAAACCATTTTATGGAATGGTCCGATGGGTGTTTTTGAAATGACTCCATTTCAGGGTGGTACTAAAGGCGTGGCAGAAGCTATCGTAAAGGCTACTGCAAACGGCGCCTTCTCCCTCGTGGGCGGCGGCGACTCAGTAGCTGCTGTAAACCAGTTTGGTATCGCTGATAAAGTGAGTTATGTTTCCACCGGCGGTGGCGCATTACTGGAGTTCTTTGAAGGTAAAGAACTGCCAGGTATTGCCGCAATCGGATAA
- a CDS encoding cation:proton antiporter, translating to MNKRLLWYPAIIGIFATLIWIILHKGQSLPINVHPVLPAVPAAATTHPDSWWRYLDNLKHPLGLLLLQIIIIMLAARAFGILANKVKQPAVVGEIIAGVLLGPSLLGWLSPGFSAFLFPVDSLKNLQFLSQIGLAFFMFIVGMELDIQKIRHKAHDAVMISHASIIVPFFLGVWLAYFLFTRFAPAGVSFLSFALFMGIAMSITAFPVLARIVQERKLTQTPLGVMAITCAAADDITAWCILAVVVAIVNAGGLLSAAFTILLAVLFVAAMLLVIRPWLNKTIKAQMAKGRQKAAVSLVFFVLLISAWLAEVIGIHALFGAFLAGVIMPVDTNIKQVLTDKLEDVSVILLLPIFFVFTGLRTHIGLLNQGDLWVVCAMIMLVAVSGKFGGSTVTARLMGQSWRQSVAIGALMNTRGLMELVVLNIGFDLGILSPEIFAMMVLMALATTFMTGPLLDLVALSDKRKGLAIN from the coding sequence ATGAATAAACGCCTGCTCTGGTATCCCGCTATTATCGGCATTTTTGCAACACTGATCTGGATTATTCTTCATAAAGGACAGTCCCTCCCCATTAATGTACATCCCGTACTGCCCGCTGTACCAGCCGCTGCAACTACGCATCCGGATAGCTGGTGGCGTTATCTCGATAATCTGAAACACCCGCTGGGCCTGCTGTTGCTGCAGATCATCATCATCATGCTGGCTGCACGTGCCTTCGGCATACTGGCTAATAAAGTAAAACAACCCGCAGTAGTAGGTGAAATCATTGCCGGCGTTTTGCTGGGGCCCTCTTTACTGGGTTGGCTTAGCCCCGGTTTTTCCGCCTTCCTTTTCCCGGTAGATTCACTAAAGAACCTCCAGTTCCTCAGCCAGATTGGATTGGCGTTCTTCATGTTTATTGTGGGAATGGAGCTGGATATCCAGAAGATCCGGCACAAAGCTCACGACGCTGTAATGATCAGTCATGCCAGTATCATCGTGCCCTTCTTTCTGGGGGTGTGGCTTGCCTATTTTCTTTTCACCCGCTTTGCCCCGGCTGGCGTAAGCTTCCTGTCTTTTGCACTGTTTATGGGCATCGCAATGAGCATCACCGCTTTCCCGGTGCTGGCCCGCATCGTTCAGGAAAGAAAACTCACACAAACGCCGCTCGGGGTTATGGCAATCACCTGCGCTGCTGCCGATGATATTACAGCCTGGTGTATACTGGCTGTGGTAGTAGCTATCGTCAATGCTGGCGGCCTGTTGAGTGCGGCATTTACCATCCTGCTGGCAGTGCTGTTTGTTGCTGCCATGTTGCTGGTGATACGACCCTGGCTGAACAAAACAATTAAAGCCCAAATGGCGAAGGGCCGGCAGAAAGCTGCTGTATCGCTGGTTTTCTTTGTACTGCTGATATCTGCCTGGCTGGCGGAAGTGATAGGAATACATGCGCTCTTCGGTGCCTTCCTCGCTGGCGTAATTATGCCTGTTGATACCAATATCAAACAGGTGTTAACAGATAAACTGGAAGATGTAAGTGTGATACTGCTGCTGCCGATCTTCTTTGTATTTACCGGTTTGAGGACACATATCGGGCTGCTGAACCAGGGCGACTTATGGGTAGTCTGCGCTATGATCATGTTGGTAGCGGTATCAGGTAAATTTGGAGGAAGCACTGTTACTGCACGCTTAATGGGTCAAAGCTGGAGGCAATCTGTTGCCATCGGCGCCCTGATGAACACCCGCGGCCTTATGGAACTGGTGGTACTGAATATTGGTTTCGACCTGGGTATCCTTTCTCCGGAGATCTTTGCAATGATGGTACTCATGGCATTGGCCACCACCTTTATGACCGGCCCCTTGCTCGATCTGGTGGCCCTCAGTGATAAACGCAAAGGCCTCGCGATTAATTAA